The genomic interval ATAATTTTAAGTTCATTGAGCATCAAATTGCAATAATTTTATTAGTCATAACCGTTTTTTCATTGACCATGATAATTTTTCGAGTCCCACTATAGCCGCAGCCAGAAAACAATGTATAAATAGTTTATCATGGACCTTATCTCGACAAAGTATCTTATATGTTGCCTTTACAAAACATTTGAGTACAAACAGCATTGTCTCAAGCCAATCAccacttgaattttgaaatttaaatatcatcttcaaaaattattttaaacggTAATTAGATTAGGACCTCACATTGATTGCGCCACGTGGTGCCACCAGGGCAAATGATTCTCTCTTATTTCCTTTCAtaggataaaattttataaaatttgacCCACAAAGCAGTTGGTATATATGGCACAATTATTTAAAGTAATAGGTAAGGAAATGTATAATGTTTGATAGGCAAATATAGCATTAGGATAAAGAGCAAAAAAAGCCACCGGTGAAAATTTGTTCTTTTTTCTTGTTTGGGTGGGTTTTGCCTTTGGATTGCTTTATCCTGAGCTGGTTTTGCCAGGGGAGGACCAACCAAGTTTAAGCCCATGTGCATGACCCTCTTCTCCCCAAGCCCCCCCACGCCCTCCCCTCTTTCTCATGTACTTTTGTTGCACCAAACATGACCTAAGAGTGGCTTAAACGCATAGTCCATAAAACAACTGTACCCATAAAGATCATAGCCTTCAGAGTTTTAACCAACGGACTTGAACCAATACAGTGGAAGATCTTGACATTTGACGCGTGGCTCTGGCTCAGCAATGTAAATGGGCAATGTGATCATGCCCCTGTTCATGGTTATCCCTCAGAAAAGCTGCTGTTAATACCGCCCCAGCTTGAATTTGTCATATCTATACTCAAATTGCTGCCAGATTATTGTGGCTTCAATCTTCCCACGCTCAAAATTTCCTACCACCAATTTGTCCCCACTAAAGAGCTCTTTACAATCCACATAAATGAAATGACTCGCCTGATTTTTGAAGTACCAGTTAAGTATACGGAAAACAATTTCAAGCCCTTCAATTCTTAAATAATGCATAATGTCAATTGCAataggaaggaaaaaaaaaatgtttaaaaccACTGCTATTAAAATCAATCCATTGCAGAAAAGTCTGCCCGTTGCGGCAGCCTGTCTCTGGACCCTCCTTTAACGTAATGGCCAAGATTTCTTTGGACAAGCATTATAGTTATAGTAGAAGGGTAAAAGGTTCCACAACCTCCCAGAGAAATGTCTGCAACAGGTTGAAGAGACACTCCTATGGCAGAAAACACATCGCTTTCTTCAAATATTGAAGGTGAACACTTCACCCTCATATTTGACAAAACTTCGTGACGGTACATGTATATCGAACACATCATCaccctttatttatttatactatatgtgtgtgtgtgtgtgtatatatatataatatgcttGAGGCCTGGAAAAAATTTGCATCATTGAAAAGAGCACATCATGCCATCGACCCTACAGAACATGATCAAAACTACTGGACTGTTCTGAGTGGAGTTCATTGTGCTTGGCCTCTAAAATAATGAAGCATGAATATTGGTGGCAGAATACAAGATATGATTCTTGTTAAAAATTCGAGATATTTGTATTTCAAAACATATTAGTATTAAAAGACTTTAATAGGCTAGGAAATTTATAAAGGCAGAATGATCCATAAAATTGGTATTTTTCTTTGTCATTTGACTTCTTAAATTATTCAGTAATCGTAATTATGTCAAGTAAAATTTGTGGCATACAAAAGGTTAACATGGGAGCATAGATATTAAGCcaagaatttgaaattttttaaataagcaatacgttatataaaattatattagttttcctcaaaatttatatagatttaaatttaaagttttaaattcATAGTTCAAAGATATGGAGGTTAATTTCTactttaaaacatatatatacaaacaatatGGCATGTAACCGAAAAATAAAATCCGAATCTGTCTCGATACATTTCATGAGCATTAAATACAGGATACTAACAAATAGGATGGACCACCTTCCAGAAGTATCTGTGCTTTCATAGGATTACACAAAACGGGAAGCAAGCTCAAATTAATTAAGAACTTCTATTGACCAGATCCATATCTACCCTTCCTACTTTAATGCATTGCCAGCTATAATTTCATGAGAAACAAACCTGattcatttcataatattataTGTATACAAGAAGGAAAacattggtaaatatatatatatatatatatatatatatatttaaaagataGTATCTAAGACCCtttagacatatatatataaaagataagTATCTGAGACCCTTTAGACACTTGACTAATCTACTAGATAATGGGTCCAGCCTTTTATCTTTCTTTACTTAAATACCAAATAGAAAGTCATGAACCCCTAAGACTCGAATCCTGATCGACATCAATTAAACCAAGATACCAAGCCTTAACTATAGATCAACACATATATAAACATTCTGTGGCCAGCGCCAACCTCTTTTTTAACCAGGCGCAGAGATTTGTATACCTAGAAAGACAGTACAACCTTAGCACGTATAATTAACCAGCAAGACAAAACTCCAATACTAAATCAGAAAATCTAAGGCTTTTCAGTCCTGGTTGCAGCAGCTTGGTGCCTCTCTGCAAAGCGATTAACCAGCGCAAGCGCGTTACTGGTGACTTGGTCAGCATCTGTAACCTTAGCTTTAATGGCAGCTGTCACACGCTGGTCCAAGCCATCAACTGCGAAGGCATCAACACAGGTGGTGTAATCAGTGAGCGCAGCACTCACCCAAGTCTGCACATTGCTCATGTGCCACATGAAGTCCTGACCTGCACCAGCTCCCCCTACCTGTCCCAGCTCCTTAACCGACTGGCTTAGCTGGTCGACACTATCACCCATTGCGTCCATGCAGTCTTTCACCGCTTGGTACTCTCTAGGCTTCAGGCCCTTGGCTTTGGCCATGTTGGACATGAACACCAAAGCAGAGCGAGCGCTGGCTAGGCTCACCGATAGGGCAGCCAGTACCAATTGCTTCTCGCTCTGTTGAATGGCGCTGGCATGTTTCGAGAGGGACTGGAAGCACAAGGCAGGGTAGAGGGTAGCACTGCAAGAGGCCTTGATGAAACCAGCATCCCCAGAAGGCCTTGCAGTGCCAGCGGTGGAGCCTCCCCCGCATAAGGTGCAAAGGAGGAAGGAGAGAAGTAGCAAGGAAGTGTTGAGTTTTGCCATATAGTTGGAATGCAAATATGTGCTGGATATGGATGGAATGTAGCAGAAGTTGGAGTCTTTATATAGAGTCTAAAAAAGAGTGTATCTTATGAATATCATCCTTTCAGATTAAATAAGAGATGGCCATGTGATGCCTTCTTTACTTCTACTCCTTTTCATTTCGCTTTCCTTCTTTAAGTTGGTTAAGATCACTGCTATTTTACCTATTTCTTTATTCTCCATTTGACTACAAATTGCTAGTGGtggaaatatatacatatatatctaacCCCTTTCAAACTCTAACTTGCTTCACCCCATTTCTTATTATAACCATTTCAACGTCACCACAATTAATTTATCACCACACTTCATCATCATCTCACTGTTTAGAATTTTAATACATAATGCATTTAATGTAattttc from Malania oleifera isolate guangnan ecotype guangnan chromosome 9, ASM2987363v1, whole genome shotgun sequence carries:
- the LOC131163483 gene encoding 21 kDa protein-like — translated: MAKLNTSLLLLSFLLCTLCGGGSTAGTARPSGDAGFIKASCSATLYPALCFQSLSKHASAIQQSEKQLVLAALSVSLASARSALVFMSNMAKAKGLKPREYQAVKDCMDAMGDSVDQLSQSVKELGQVGGAGAGQDFMWHMSNVQTWVSAALTDYTTCVDAFAVDGLDQRVTAAIKAKVTDADQVTSNALALVNRFAERHQAAATRTEKP